Proteins co-encoded in one Papaver somniferum cultivar HN1 chromosome 5, ASM357369v1, whole genome shotgun sequence genomic window:
- the LOC113281032 gene encoding uncharacterized protein LOC113281032, whose translation MAIKLLLDIRKGKPCQIQVTHTCKGHEVGFKDIKAVTTLDLLLLEENKMVCEYANILCSSNTTVPKVRKIHDLTFQNISGLSMNITPWDESINELSHHIHHPEVEQPRDVVVTKSVKKNQGKRLQVLLSRKLVVQRG comes from the exons ATGGCTATCAAACTGCTACTTGATATTAGAAAAGGGAAGCCCTGCCAGATTCAAGTTACGCACACCTGTAAGGGGCATGAAGTCGGCTTTAAGGATATCAAAGCAGTTACCACTTTGGATTTGTTATTACTTGAAGAAAAT AAAATGGTGTGTGAATATGCAAACATTTTGTGTTCTTCAAACACAACGGTTCCCAAGGTGCGCAAGATCCATGATCTTACTTTCCAGAACATCAG TGGTTTGAGTATGAATATTACCCCATGGGATGAATCAATCAATGAGCTTAGCCATCACATACATCATCCCGAAGTTGAGCAACCACGTGATGTCGTTGTTACTAAGAGTGTTAAAAAGAACCAAG GAAAGAGGctacaagtgttgttatctagAAAGTTGGTAGTACAAAGAGGCTAG
- the LOC113281030 gene encoding uncharacterized protein LOC113281030 isoform X2, protein MSERKAEPCSPEIGNTEEISSDVKALLRWTSFEEVENIIGPYVSQAIHKAVNGGYKSAQEVYDDYKIFTHALIQLVKGQDKPEIGHYADEYFLHAALLEKKKMLQWFSNMLSDESLGKVDRDWINDQLVEDKNSEHFCLDDIQFNTYWDGKLKMVDEDVKSDLRRQKEEKLCGIIYHEENEFQADDLSERKKEFKELKGHISFTFSKLESLAKRSSAYHRTLWQVKHAMSISVLLTAFQSLLHVDEKDLSSMWSKETLRWIDAVAPCQIFPL, encoded by the exons ATGTCGGAACGAAAGGCGGAACCTTGTAGCCCTGAAATAGGCAACACCGAAGAAATTAG CTCTGATGTGAAGGCTTTGCTGCGGTGGACAAGTTTTGAAGAGGTGGAGAATATTATTGGTCCCTATGTTTCTCAAGCGATTCACAAGGCAGTAAATGGTGGTTATAAAAGTGCACAAGAAGTATATGATGATTACAAAATCTTCACT CATGCTCTTATTCAATTGGTAAAGGGACAGGATAAGCCTGAGATTGGACACTATGCTGATGAGTATTTCCTTCACGCAGCACTGTTGGAAAAGAAAAAG ATGCTTCAGTGGTTTTCGAACATGTTATCTGATGAATCACTTGGAAAGGTCGACAGAGATTGGATCAACGATCAACTGGTGGAGGACAAAAATTCTGAACATTTTTGTTTGGACGACATACAGTTTAATACTTACTGGGATGGGAAGTTGAAAATGGTGGACGAAGATGTTAAGAGCGACTTAAGAAGACAAAAGGAAGAAAAGCTTTGTGGGATTATTTACCACGAAGAGAATGAATTCCAGGCTGATGACCTAtctgaaagaaagaaagagttcAAG GAGCTCAAAGGGCATATCTCTTTCACGTTTAGTAAACTGGAGTCACTAGCCAAACGTAGCTCTGCTTATCATCGGACATTGTGGCAAGTGAAGCATGCGATGTCAATCTCAGTTCTGTTAACGGCATTCCAGTCACTCCTACATGTGGATGAG AAGGATCTTTCAAGTATGTGGTCGAAGGAAACGTTACGGTGGATCGACGCAGTTGCGCCTTGTCAGATTTTTCCTTTATAA
- the LOC113281030 gene encoding uncharacterized protein LOC113281030 isoform X1 codes for MAKFLSIFFKLALVHLMLLLLLFSTLLYIPKFSDVKALLRWTSFEEVENIIGPYVSQAIHKAVNGGYKSAQEVYDDYKIFTHALIQLVKGQDKPEIGHYADEYFLHAALLEKKKMLQWFSNMLSDESLGKVDRDWINDQLVEDKNSEHFCLDDIQFNTYWDGKLKMVDEDVKSDLRRQKEEKLCGIIYHEENEFQADDLSERKKEFKELKGHISFTFSKLESLAKRSSAYHRTLWQVKHAMSISVLLTAFQSLLHVDEKDLSSMWSKETLRWIDAVAPCQIFPL; via the exons ATGGCCAAATTTTTGTCCATCTTTTTTAAACTTGCTCTTGTTCATCTTATGTTATTGCTGCTTTTGTTCTCAACGCTACTGTACATACCTAAGTT CTCTGATGTGAAGGCTTTGCTGCGGTGGACAAGTTTTGAAGAGGTGGAGAATATTATTGGTCCCTATGTTTCTCAAGCGATTCACAAGGCAGTAAATGGTGGTTATAAAAGTGCACAAGAAGTATATGATGATTACAAAATCTTCACT CATGCTCTTATTCAATTGGTAAAGGGACAGGATAAGCCTGAGATTGGACACTATGCTGATGAGTATTTCCTTCACGCAGCACTGTTGGAAAAGAAAAAG ATGCTTCAGTGGTTTTCGAACATGTTATCTGATGAATCACTTGGAAAGGTCGACAGAGATTGGATCAACGATCAACTGGTGGAGGACAAAAATTCTGAACATTTTTGTTTGGACGACATACAGTTTAATACTTACTGGGATGGGAAGTTGAAAATGGTGGACGAAGATGTTAAGAGCGACTTAAGAAGACAAAAGGAAGAAAAGCTTTGTGGGATTATTTACCACGAAGAGAATGAATTCCAGGCTGATGACCTAtctgaaagaaagaaagagttcAAG GAGCTCAAAGGGCATATCTCTTTCACGTTTAGTAAACTGGAGTCACTAGCCAAACGTAGCTCTGCTTATCATCGGACATTGTGGCAAGTGAAGCATGCGATGTCAATCTCAGTTCTGTTAACGGCATTCCAGTCACTCCTACATGTGGATGAG AAGGATCTTTCAAGTATGTGGTCGAAGGAAACGTTACGGTGGATCGACGCAGTTGCGCCTTGTCAGATTTTTCCTTTATAA